The following proteins come from a genomic window of Achromobacter deleyi:
- a CDS encoding GntR family transcriptional regulator: protein MNNDKQDSHAPTEQDIPSTPLRRQAEDALRKTILSGRFQPGERLKERELMELLDVSRTLVREALRQVEAEGLIEIIPNRGPVVAVLTYEEAEEIYEVRGILEAQICTGFALRARSEHMQTLATTFDSLADAARRGDVEQTVALSDTFYDTIAAGCGNRLLGNMLRQLHNRIVLLRRTSLSAPARLPETLYELTQIFDALKARDEAAAGKAALHHVRQAARTALQVLRIRQH from the coding sequence ATGAATAACGATAAACAGGACTCGCACGCGCCTACCGAACAGGACATCCCGTCAACCCCATTGCGGCGGCAAGCGGAAGATGCGCTACGCAAAACCATCCTTTCAGGCAGATTCCAACCAGGCGAGCGCCTCAAGGAACGTGAGTTGATGGAACTGCTCGACGTCAGTCGAACACTGGTGCGCGAAGCGCTACGCCAGGTCGAGGCCGAAGGCCTTATCGAGATCATCCCCAATCGAGGTCCAGTGGTCGCGGTGCTGACCTACGAAGAGGCAGAAGAAATCTACGAAGTACGAGGCATCCTGGAAGCGCAGATCTGCACCGGCTTCGCATTACGCGCGCGCAGCGAGCACATGCAGACCTTGGCAACCACCTTCGACTCTCTCGCCGACGCCGCGCGTCGCGGTGACGTCGAGCAGACGGTCGCCCTCAGCGATACCTTCTACGACACAATAGCCGCGGGGTGCGGTAATCGCCTGCTGGGCAACATGCTGCGCCAACTGCACAACCGCATCGTGCTGTTGCGACGGACATCCTTATCAGCGCCCGCTCGGTTACCTGAAACCCTCTATGAATTGACCCAGATCTTCGATGCGCTCAAGGCCCGTGACGAAGCAGCCGCCGGCAAAGCCGCCCTGCACCACGTCCGTCAAGCCGCGCGTACGGCACTACAGGTATTGCGGATCCGCCAGCACTAG